Proteins encoded within one genomic window of Anopheles gambiae chromosome 3, idAnoGambNW_F1_1, whole genome shotgun sequence:
- the LOC1272693 gene encoding moesin/ezrin/radixin homolog 2 isoform X3 — translation MMVPFRRKKSNKQFPVKVCTFDSELEFHLEHRATGRYLFELICRTIGLRETWYFGLQFEDSKGNLSWLKMDKKVQDQSVHMTNGSCMFIFLAKFFPENVAEELVQEVTQHLFFLQIKQAILSMDVYCPPEASVLLASYAVQAKYGDYDEAVCKPGMLISENLLPQRVIDQYQMTPQMWEERIKTWYADHRGMSRDEAEMEYLKIAQDLDMFGVNYFPITNKKNTEVWLGVTALGLNIYNKENKLLPVTTFQWNEILHISFDDRKFVVKTNDSKSPKPVIFYSQKLRINKLILDLCVGNHDLYMKRRKPDTMEIQQMKAQAKEEKQRRQVERNKLTREKQLREAAEREKAAMEQRLMQLQEEMRAANEALHRSEEAAELLAEKNRLAEEEAMLLSHKAQEVEQEINRMRMTARKTEEEKMYLERKTQEAELLTARMMEESRKRALEADKLKNELIHARVAEKEAKEKLLNFLSRTSTESILITPSSSPESPMHEMHSYDLLADGDMEQLSLEIEKERVEYLAKSKQVQNQLKELRSEIEQLKIGENQCPLDDINAEQLRLESRKNR, via the exons ATGATGGTCCCATTTCGACGTAAGAAATCTAACAAACAATTTCCAGTGAAAGTATGTACCTTTGATTCGGAGCTTGAATTTCACCTTGAG CACCGAGCAACAGGTAGATACTTGTTTGAATTAATATGTCGAACGATCGGCCTGCGCGAGACATGGTACTTTGGGTTGCAGTTCGAAGATTCCAAAGGAAACCTGTCATGGCTGAAAATGGACAAGAAGGTCCAGGATCAGAGCGTGCACATGACAAACGGTAGCTGTATGTTTATATTCTTAGCCAAGTTTTTTCCCGAAAATGTGGCTGAAGAGCTGGTACAGGAGGTAACGCAGCATCTGTTCTTTCtacaaataaaacaagccATATTGTCGATGGATGTGTACTGTCCGCCGGAGGCATCTGTGTTGCTTGCCTCATACGCGGTGCAAGCCAAG TACGGCGATTATGACGAAGCAGTATGCAAGCCAGGGATGCTGATCAGCGAAAATTTGCTGCCGCAACGCGTGATCGATCAGTATCAAATGACACCCCAAATGTGGGAAGAACGCATTAAAACGTGGTATGCAGATCATCGAGGTATGTCCAGAGATGAGGCAGAAATGGAATATCTAAAGATTGCGCAGGATCTGGATATGTTTGGTGTCAACTACTTTCCTATAACG aacaagaaaaacacGGAAGTTTGGCTTGGTGTGACGGCGTTGGGATTGAACATTtataacaaagaaaacaagttGCTGCCAGTGACAACTTTCCAGTGGAATGAAATCCTGCACATCAGTTTCGACGATCGAAAGTTTGTGGTGAAAACTAATGACAGCAAAAGCCCCAAGCCTGTGATATTCTATTCGCAAAAGCTGCGCATCAACAAATTGATATTGGATCTGTGCGTGGGCAACCACGATCTTTACATGAAACGGCGCAAACCCGATACGATGGAAATTCAACAAATGAAAGCCCAAGCGAAAGAGGAAAAGCAACGAAGGCAAGTCGAGCGGAATAAGTTAACGCGCGAAAAGCAGCTGCGTGAAGCGGCAGAGCGAGAAAAGGCAGCGATGGAGCAGAGACTGATGCAGCTGCAGGAAGAGATGAGAGCCGCGAACGAAGCTTTG CATCGCAGTGAAGAGGCAGCGGAACTTTTGGCGGAAAAAAATCGCCTTGCGGAGGAAGAGGCAATGCTACTCTCTCACAAGGCCCAGGAAGTCGAGCAGGAGATCAATCGGATGCGTATGACTGCTCGCAAaacggaagaagaaaagatgTACCTGGAGCGAAAGACACAAGAAGCAGAGTTACTCACTGCTCGCATGATGGAGGAGTCACGCAAACGAGCTTTAGAGGCCGACAAGTTGAAAAATGAACTGATACACGCGCGTGTGGCAGAAaaggaagcgaaagaaaaattgcTGAATTTTCTAAGTCGAACATCCACCGAATCGATACTCATTACACCTTCTTCATCACCGGAATCTCCTATGCATGAAATGCATTCGTACGATCTCTTGGCCGACGGTGATATGGAACAACTTTCACTGGAAATCGAAAAAGAACG ggTTGAATACTTGGCCAAGTCGAAACAAGTACAGAATCAGCTCAAGGAGCTTCGCTCTGAAATTGAGCAACTAAAAATCGGTGAGAATCAATGCCCACTGGATGACATCAATGCCGAGCAGTTGCGGCTAG AGAGCCGGAAGAATCGATAG
- the LOC1272693 gene encoding moesin/ezrin/radixin homolog 2 isoform X2 codes for MMVPFRRKKSNKQFPVKVCTFDSELEFHLEHRATGRYLFELICRTIGLRETWYFGLQFEDSKGNLSWLKMDKKVQDQSVHMTNGSCMFIFLAKFFPENVAEELVQEVTQHLFFLQIKQAILSMDVYCPPEASVLLASYAVQAKYGDYDEAVCKPGMLISENLLPQRVIDQYQMTPQMWEERIKTWYADHRGMSRDEAEMEYLKIAQDLDMFGVNYFPITNKKNTEVWLGVTALGLNIYNKENKLLPVTTFQWNEILHISFDDRKFVVKTNDSKSPKPVIFYSQKLRINKLILDLCVGNHDLYMKRRKPDTMEIQQMKAQAKEEKQRRQVERNKLTREKQLREAAEREKAAMEQRLMQLQEEMRAANEALHRSEEAAELLAEKNRLAEEEAMLLSHKAQEVEQEINRMRMTARKTEEEKMYLERKTQEAELLTARMMEESRKRALEADKLKNELIHARVAEKEAKEKLLNFLSRTSTESILITPSSSPESPMHEMHSYDLLADGDMEQLSLEIEKERVEYLAKSKQVQNQLKELRSEIEQLKIGENQCPLDDINAEQLRLGETKYSTLKKVKSGSTKARVAFFEEL; via the exons ATGATGGTCCCATTTCGACGTAAGAAATCTAACAAACAATTTCCAGTGAAAGTATGTACCTTTGATTCGGAGCTTGAATTTCACCTTGAG CACCGAGCAACAGGTAGATACTTGTTTGAATTAATATGTCGAACGATCGGCCTGCGCGAGACATGGTACTTTGGGTTGCAGTTCGAAGATTCCAAAGGAAACCTGTCATGGCTGAAAATGGACAAGAAGGTCCAGGATCAGAGCGTGCACATGACAAACGGTAGCTGTATGTTTATATTCTTAGCCAAGTTTTTTCCCGAAAATGTGGCTGAAGAGCTGGTACAGGAGGTAACGCAGCATCTGTTCTTTCtacaaataaaacaagccATATTGTCGATGGATGTGTACTGTCCGCCGGAGGCATCTGTGTTGCTTGCCTCATACGCGGTGCAAGCCAAG TACGGCGATTATGACGAAGCAGTATGCAAGCCAGGGATGCTGATCAGCGAAAATTTGCTGCCGCAACGCGTGATCGATCAGTATCAAATGACACCCCAAATGTGGGAAGAACGCATTAAAACGTGGTATGCAGATCATCGAGGTATGTCCAGAGATGAGGCAGAAATGGAATATCTAAAGATTGCGCAGGATCTGGATATGTTTGGTGTCAACTACTTTCCTATAACG aacaagaaaaacacGGAAGTTTGGCTTGGTGTGACGGCGTTGGGATTGAACATTtataacaaagaaaacaagttGCTGCCAGTGACAACTTTCCAGTGGAATGAAATCCTGCACATCAGTTTCGACGATCGAAAGTTTGTGGTGAAAACTAATGACAGCAAAAGCCCCAAGCCTGTGATATTCTATTCGCAAAAGCTGCGCATCAACAAATTGATATTGGATCTGTGCGTGGGCAACCACGATCTTTACATGAAACGGCGCAAACCCGATACGATGGAAATTCAACAAATGAAAGCCCAAGCGAAAGAGGAAAAGCAACGAAGGCAAGTCGAGCGGAATAAGTTAACGCGCGAAAAGCAGCTGCGTGAAGCGGCAGAGCGAGAAAAGGCAGCGATGGAGCAGAGACTGATGCAGCTGCAGGAAGAGATGAGAGCCGCGAACGAAGCTTTG CATCGCAGTGAAGAGGCAGCGGAACTTTTGGCGGAAAAAAATCGCCTTGCGGAGGAAGAGGCAATGCTACTCTCTCACAAGGCCCAGGAAGTCGAGCAGGAGATCAATCGGATGCGTATGACTGCTCGCAAaacggaagaagaaaagatgTACCTGGAGCGAAAGACACAAGAAGCAGAGTTACTCACTGCTCGCATGATGGAGGAGTCACGCAAACGAGCTTTAGAGGCCGACAAGTTGAAAAATGAACTGATACACGCGCGTGTGGCAGAAaaggaagcgaaagaaaaattgcTGAATTTTCTAAGTCGAACATCCACCGAATCGATACTCATTACACCTTCTTCATCACCGGAATCTCCTATGCATGAAATGCATTCGTACGATCTCTTGGCCGACGGTGATATGGAACAACTTTCACTGGAAATCGAAAAAGAACG ggTTGAATACTTGGCCAAGTCGAAACAAGTACAGAATCAGCTCAAGGAGCTTCGCTCTGAAATTGAGCAACTAAAAATCGGTGAGAATCAATGCCCACTGGATGACATCAATGCCGAGCAGTTGCGGCTAGGTGAGACAAAATATTCCACCCTGAAAAAGGTTAAGTCCGGTTCAACAAAAGCACGAGTAGCATTTTTTGAGGAACTGTAA
- the LOC1272693 gene encoding moesin/ezrin/radixin homolog 2 isoform X1 — protein MMVPFRRKKSNKQFPVKVCTFDSELEFHLEHRATGRYLFELICRTIGLRETWYFGLQFEDSKGNLSWLKMDKKVQDQSVHMTNGSCMFIFLAKFFPENVAEELVQEVTQHLFFLQIKQAILSMDVYCPPEASVLLASYAVQAKYGDYDEAVCKPGMLISENLLPQRVIDQYQMTPQMWEERIKTWYADHRGMSRDEAEMEYLKIAQDLDMFGVNYFPITNKKNTEVWLGVTALGLNIYNKENKLLPVTTFQWNEILHISFDDRKFVVKTNDSKSPKPVIFYSQKLRINKLILDLCVGNHDLYMKRRKPDTMEIQQMKAQAKEEKQRRQVERNKLTREKQLREAAEREKAAMEQRLMQLQEEMRAANEALHRSEEAAELLAEKNRLAEEEAMLLSHKAQEVEQEINRMRMTARKTEEEKMYLERKTQEAELLTARMMEESRKRALEADKLKNELIHARVAEKEAKEKLLNFLSRTSTESILITPSSSPESPMHEMHSYDLLADGDMEQLSLEIEKERVEYLAKSKQVQNQLKELRSEIEQLKIGENQCPLDDINAEQLRLGETKYSTLKKVKSGSTKARVAFFEELEPEESIV, from the exons ATGATGGTCCCATTTCGACGTAAGAAATCTAACAAACAATTTCCAGTGAAAGTATGTACCTTTGATTCGGAGCTTGAATTTCACCTTGAG CACCGAGCAACAGGTAGATACTTGTTTGAATTAATATGTCGAACGATCGGCCTGCGCGAGACATGGTACTTTGGGTTGCAGTTCGAAGATTCCAAAGGAAACCTGTCATGGCTGAAAATGGACAAGAAGGTCCAGGATCAGAGCGTGCACATGACAAACGGTAGCTGTATGTTTATATTCTTAGCCAAGTTTTTTCCCGAAAATGTGGCTGAAGAGCTGGTACAGGAGGTAACGCAGCATCTGTTCTTTCtacaaataaaacaagccATATTGTCGATGGATGTGTACTGTCCGCCGGAGGCATCTGTGTTGCTTGCCTCATACGCGGTGCAAGCCAAG TACGGCGATTATGACGAAGCAGTATGCAAGCCAGGGATGCTGATCAGCGAAAATTTGCTGCCGCAACGCGTGATCGATCAGTATCAAATGACACCCCAAATGTGGGAAGAACGCATTAAAACGTGGTATGCAGATCATCGAGGTATGTCCAGAGATGAGGCAGAAATGGAATATCTAAAGATTGCGCAGGATCTGGATATGTTTGGTGTCAACTACTTTCCTATAACG aacaagaaaaacacGGAAGTTTGGCTTGGTGTGACGGCGTTGGGATTGAACATTtataacaaagaaaacaagttGCTGCCAGTGACAACTTTCCAGTGGAATGAAATCCTGCACATCAGTTTCGACGATCGAAAGTTTGTGGTGAAAACTAATGACAGCAAAAGCCCCAAGCCTGTGATATTCTATTCGCAAAAGCTGCGCATCAACAAATTGATATTGGATCTGTGCGTGGGCAACCACGATCTTTACATGAAACGGCGCAAACCCGATACGATGGAAATTCAACAAATGAAAGCCCAAGCGAAAGAGGAAAAGCAACGAAGGCAAGTCGAGCGGAATAAGTTAACGCGCGAAAAGCAGCTGCGTGAAGCGGCAGAGCGAGAAAAGGCAGCGATGGAGCAGAGACTGATGCAGCTGCAGGAAGAGATGAGAGCCGCGAACGAAGCTTTG CATCGCAGTGAAGAGGCAGCGGAACTTTTGGCGGAAAAAAATCGCCTTGCGGAGGAAGAGGCAATGCTACTCTCTCACAAGGCCCAGGAAGTCGAGCAGGAGATCAATCGGATGCGTATGACTGCTCGCAAaacggaagaagaaaagatgTACCTGGAGCGAAAGACACAAGAAGCAGAGTTACTCACTGCTCGCATGATGGAGGAGTCACGCAAACGAGCTTTAGAGGCCGACAAGTTGAAAAATGAACTGATACACGCGCGTGTGGCAGAAaaggaagcgaaagaaaaattgcTGAATTTTCTAAGTCGAACATCCACCGAATCGATACTCATTACACCTTCTTCATCACCGGAATCTCCTATGCATGAAATGCATTCGTACGATCTCTTGGCCGACGGTGATATGGAACAACTTTCACTGGAAATCGAAAAAGAACG ggTTGAATACTTGGCCAAGTCGAAACAAGTACAGAATCAGCTCAAGGAGCTTCGCTCTGAAATTGAGCAACTAAAAATCGGTGAGAATCAATGCCCACTGGATGACATCAATGCCGAGCAGTTGCGGCTAGGTGAGACAAAATATTCCACCCTGAAAAAGGTTAAGTCCGGTTCAACAAAAGCACGAGTAGCATTTTTTGAGGAACT AGAGCCGGAAGAATCGATAGTGTAA
- the LOC1272692 gene encoding superoxide dismutase [Cu-Zn] — MPLKAVCVLNGEVKGTIFFEQSGESDPVKVTGSVTGLKPGDHGFHIHEFGDNTNGCMSTGAHFNPYAKTHGGPDAEERHAGDMGNIVADENGEAKVDLTATQIALSGALNVVGRSLVVHADPDDLGVGGHELSKTTGNAGARLACGVIGLCKI; from the exons ATGCCGCTgaaagctgtgtgtgtgctgaacgGAGAAGTGAAGGGGACGATATTTTTCGAGCAGAGC GGTGAGTCAGATCCGGTAAAGGTAACCGGCTCGGTAACTGGCCTGAAGCCGGGAGATCATGGATTCCACATTCATGAGTTTGGAGACAACACCAATGGTTGCATGTCAACAGGCGCCCACTTCAATCCGTACGCCAAAACTCATGGAGGTCCGGACGCCGAAGAACGCCATGCCGGTGACATGGGAAATATTGTTGCAGATGAAAATGGTGAGGCAAAGGTAGACTTGACCGCTACGCAAATTGCCCTAAGCGGAGCTTTGAACGTCGTGGGACGTTCGTTGGTGGTTCACGCTGATCCGGACGATTTGGGCGTAGGGGGACATGAACTGAGCAAGACTACTGGCAATGCTGGTGCTCGACTGGCCTGCGGTGTGATTGGACTGTGCAAAATTTAA
- the LOC133390952 gene encoding uncharacterized protein LOC133390952, which produces MCEKPKYTVNLLLSCVELQRVFPGSSVAVTGALEGLRPGKHGCHIHEFGDFSRGCLSTGPHYNPDGNDHGAPDDANCHVGDLGNIVAYSTGLAKIQIANKKLTLVGDRSIIGRTLSISEYEDDLGRGKHDYSKTTGNSGNCIACAIIGVAREEYFAERLHLTTDE; this is translated from the exons ATGTGTGAAAAGCCAAAATACACTGTAAATCTGTTACTTAGCTGCGTCGAACTGCAACGAGTGTTCCCA GGTTCGTCCGTGGCTGTAACCGGTGCATTAGAGGGTTTACGGCCGGGTAAGCATGGGTGTCATATACACGAGTTTGGCGATTTTTCACGCGGTTGTCTCTCGACTGGGCCTCACTACAATCCGGACGGGAACGATCACGGGGCTCCGGATGACGCGAATTGCCATGTCGGTGATCTCGGTAACATCGTGGCCTATAGCACCGGATTGGCCAAAATACAAATCGCGAATAAAAAATTAACTCTCGTCGGTGACCGAAGCATCATAGGGCGGACGCTCTCCATATCCGAGTACGAGGATGATTTAGGGCGAGGAAAACATGATTATAGTAAAACTACCGGAAATTCTGGTAACTGCATTGCCTGTGCAATTATTGGTGTCGCTCGCGAAGAATACTTTGCCGAACGATTGCATCTGACCACGGACGAGTGA
- the LOC1272691 gene encoding uncharacterized protein LOC1272691: MTGNTCNSMELLVQHIQKGYHSTSKVSVRKIYIDEDPAKEQAIPCPRCLDRNKQNMMRYLFLNLNEAIYKCEANDCMYPFRNFKFKNFEESTVYHYQRQSPDISFGNNFSSECYSYENSMDNVAAIDFSLDFLAGNNGGTELQPQSPTPAEPTSSQCLPAASDYANLSTSFDTGFIDDMLQDLFPSTVNPSLKVNDILDQKIDPIVPIQAAPACTEDVIVALPCNAVEQSTNLIGRKLEKCLKVFEKPANISEEEVFKKPKSPESSSLVVEHITPTKLRIKNIGGSMTKTISNTTVAKGSKHKKSKTAVLPIGLPSHSGSLALKQARALVKNKKIKPLEFVSTLNTLVQRKNVEEPIVECQPTVKKSPNCAKVQKMLNFIQRSMKTSEGKSCPLSPAGSLSDNDESSRNYDGNLDPPDRWLGSFASCNT, encoded by the exons ATGACAGGAAATACGTGCAATTCTATGGAGCTGCTAGTTCAGCATATTCAAAAGGGATATCACTCAACCAGTAAAGTATCAGTTCGTAAAATATATATCGATGAGGATCCGGCCAAG GAGCAGGCGATCCCATGCCCTCGTTGTTTAGatcgaaataaacaaaacatgatGCGTTATCTGTTTCTCAACTTAAATGAAGCTATATACAAGTGTGAAGCAAATGACTGCATGTATCCCTTCCGAAATTTTAAGTTTAAAAATTTCGAGGAGAGCACTGTGTACCATTATCAACGACAGTCACCAGATATCAGCTTTGGGAATAACTTCTCCAGCGAGTGCTATAGTTACGAAAACTCGATGGACAATGTTgcagcaattgatttcagcttGGACTTTTTAGCTGGTAATAATGGGGGCACTGAACTGCAGCCACAAAGCCCAACACCTGCTGAACCAACATCATCACAATGCTTGCCTGCAGCGTCCGATTATGCAAATCTTTCAACAAGCTTCGATACAGGATTTATTGACGATATGTTACAAGATCTGTTTCCTTCGACGGTGAACCCTTCACTGAAAGTGAACGATATTCTGGACCAAAAAATCGATCCGATCGTGCCGATTCAAGCTGCGCCGGCATGCACTGAAGATGTAATAGTTGCTTTGCCATGTAATGCGGTTGAGCAATCTACTAATTTAATCGGGCGGAAGCtcgaaaaatgtttaaaagtaTTTGAGAAACCAGCCAACATTAGTGAAGAAGAGGTGTTCAAGAAGCCAAAATCACCGGAAAGCAGCAGCCTTGTTGTGGAACACATTACTCCTACAAAACTAAGGATAAAGAACATTGGAGGTTCGATGACGAAAACCATAAGCAACACAACCGTCGCGAAAGGCAGTAAGCATAAGAAGAGCAAAACAGCGGTATTGCCGATTGGTTTGCCATCGCATAGCGGTAGCTTGGCATTGAAGCAAGCGAGAGCGCtagtaaaaaataagaaaataaaaccgcTAGAATTTGTGAGCACACTAAACACTCTAGTGCAACGAAAAAATGTCGAAGAGCCGATAGTAGAGTGCCAACCAACGGTGAAGAAAAGTCCTAATTGCGCCAAAGTACAAAAGATGCTCAACTTCATACAACGCAGTATGAAAACGAGCGAAGGAAAAAGTTGCCCCCTATCACCGGCTGGATCATTGTCCGATAACGACGAAAGTAGTAGGAATTATGATGGCAACTTGGATCCCCCAGATCGTTGGCTGGGTTCCTTCGCTTCTTGCAACACATAA